A region from the Sandaracinus amylolyticus genome encodes:
- a CDS encoding efflux RND transporter permease subunit, translating to MDALAAVVTARRRTVLLVVAMFVTFAAIQLPRLQTDSSPENLLISYGGYADRARVFRESFGDTDSVVAILVEAEDATQLEPLRYVHRLSKHLASQDYTVRVESLTVTPLPGARVEAEATLDDLEGLDDLEQPEDGADARAEAALQVLVAAEPERFPMGLYSVAERVGDGEADTRAVVQGDEVTEDEAAAIRAAIEDLPLVDGRLVSRDRTLASVVAFLDPALGTGQHRLEAVHRIDAWLAANPPPAGITVHPAGIPHLRAKISDAMIEDQTILVPLSLLVCIALLYASFRWWPGTLLTLATVGASVVSVLGMMALLGEPLTILMNTLPTLLIIMGISEAVHVVARYVEETRRSPDRVAAARRAIRQLAVACFLTSFTTSVGFASLLVAQTEMLRRFGLVASLGVMVSYAILVTFVPAALTFFPTPTEGQVKGDDPLPRGKLEGLLVRITAFVVRHAKAVLVVAVLITIPCAWAYSAIQVDTSLRDTFDPSDPIVRATQLVDERLDGIRPLEVMIEAHEEGALRDPRALETFDRIARWAATQDGVLRTTTPGDFLWETWRRIAGIERDDARTPFRSSEQVDALLALLDRLERSPVDAYLTDDGRRARIEIRLGDIGAQRSIRLIRAIEQKLQEELAPLHVTYSTFGEAYIGSHGADAVVQDMFGSLSLSALVIFATIALLFRSVKLGLLAIPPNVIPQIATVAWMVVRGIPLNASTAIVFSVAIGVSVDLTIHAFARLVEEEERGLWRRAALVRAARGTGRAIVVSCATLVMGFGVLLLSGFVPVRQFGELIAVALSTSLVATLIFQPALMMLVGRLRRAKA from the coding sequence CCTGCAGACCGACTCGTCGCCCGAGAACCTGCTGATTTCGTACGGCGGGTACGCAGATCGCGCGCGCGTGTTCCGCGAGTCGTTCGGCGACACCGACAGCGTCGTCGCGATCCTCGTCGAGGCCGAGGACGCGACGCAGCTCGAGCCGCTGCGCTACGTGCACAGGCTTTCGAAGCACCTCGCGTCGCAGGACTACACGGTGCGCGTCGAGAGCCTCACCGTCACGCCGCTGCCGGGCGCGCGCGTCGAGGCCGAGGCCACGCTCGACGATCTCGAAGGGCTCGACGATCTCGAGCAGCCCGAGGACGGCGCGGATGCGCGCGCCGAGGCCGCGCTGCAGGTGCTCGTCGCGGCGGAGCCCGAGCGGTTCCCGATGGGCCTCTACAGCGTCGCGGAGCGCGTGGGTGATGGCGAGGCCGACACCCGCGCGGTCGTGCAGGGCGACGAGGTCACCGAGGACGAGGCCGCCGCGATCCGCGCTGCGATCGAGGATCTTCCGCTGGTCGACGGTCGCCTCGTGTCGCGCGATCGCACGCTCGCGTCGGTCGTCGCGTTCCTGGATCCCGCGCTCGGCACCGGTCAGCACCGCCTCGAGGCCGTGCACCGCATCGACGCGTGGCTCGCCGCGAACCCGCCGCCCGCGGGGATCACCGTGCATCCCGCGGGCATCCCGCACCTGCGCGCGAAGATCAGCGACGCGATGATCGAGGATCAGACGATCCTCGTCCCGCTCTCGCTGCTCGTCTGCATCGCGCTGCTCTACGCGTCGTTCCGGTGGTGGCCGGGCACGCTGCTCACGCTCGCGACCGTCGGTGCATCCGTCGTGTCGGTGCTCGGGATGATGGCGCTGCTCGGCGAGCCGCTGACCATCCTGATGAACACGCTCCCGACGCTGCTCATCATCATGGGCATATCGGAAGCGGTGCACGTCGTCGCGCGCTACGTCGAGGAGACGCGGCGCTCGCCCGATCGTGTGGCCGCCGCACGTCGCGCGATCCGTCAGCTCGCGGTCGCGTGCTTCCTGACGTCGTTCACGACCAGCGTCGGCTTCGCGTCGCTGCTGGTCGCGCAGACCGAGATGCTGCGTCGCTTCGGGCTCGTCGCGTCGCTCGGCGTGATGGTCTCGTACGCCATCCTCGTGACGTTCGTGCCCGCGGCGCTGACGTTCTTCCCGACGCCCACCGAGGGCCAGGTGAAGGGCGACGACCCGCTGCCGCGCGGCAAGCTCGAGGGGCTGCTGGTGCGCATCACGGCGTTCGTCGTGCGCCACGCGAAGGCGGTGCTCGTCGTCGCGGTGCTGATCACGATCCCGTGCGCGTGGGCGTACAGCGCGATCCAGGTCGACACGTCGCTGCGCGACACCTTCGATCCGAGCGATCCGATCGTGCGCGCGACGCAGCTCGTCGACGAGCGCCTCGACGGGATCCGCCCGCTCGAGGTGATGATCGAAGCGCACGAGGAGGGCGCGCTGCGCGATCCGCGCGCGCTCGAGACGTTCGATCGCATCGCGCGCTGGGCCGCGACGCAAGACGGCGTGCTGCGCACCACGACGCCCGGTGACTTCCTGTGGGAGACGTGGCGTCGCATCGCGGGCATCGAGCGCGACGACGCGCGCACGCCCTTCCGCTCGAGCGAGCAGGTGGACGCGCTGCTCGCGCTGCTCGATCGCCTCGAGCGGAGCCCGGTCGACGCGTACCTGACGGACGACGGACGGCGCGCGCGCATCGAGATCCGCCTCGGCGACATCGGCGCGCAGCGCAGCATCCGGCTGATCCGCGCGATCGAGCAGAAGCTCCAGGAGGAGCTCGCGCCGCTGCACGTGACCTATTCGACGTTCGGCGAGGCGTACATCGGCTCGCACGGCGCGGACGCGGTCGTGCAGGACATGTTCGGGAGCCTCTCGCTCTCGGCGCTCGTGATCTTCGCGACGATCGCCCTGCTCTTCCGCAGCGTGAAGCTCGGTCTGCTCGCGATCCCCCCGAACGTGATCCCGCAGATCGCGACGGTCGCGTGGATGGTCGTGCGCGGCATCCCGCTCAACGCGAGCACCGCGATCGTGTTCTCGGTCGCGATCGGCGTGAGCGTCGATCTCACGATCCACGCGTTCGCGCGGCTCGTCGAAGAAGAAGAGCGCGGCTTGTGGCGGCGCGCGGCGCTGGTGCGCGCGGCGCGCGGGACCGGTCGCGCGATCGTCGTCTCGTGCGCGACGCTCGTGATGGGCTTCGGTGTCCTGCTGCTGAGCGGCTTCGTGCCGGTGCGCCAGTTCGGTGAGCTCATCGCGGTCGCGCTCTCGACGTCGCTCGTCGCGACGCTGATCTTCCAGCCCGCGCTCATGATGCTGGTCGGTCGGCTCCGTCGCGCGAAGGCGTGA
- a CDS encoding DedA family protein — translation MDALIGLFHSLIEIIRNPGHLIEWGGYPGMALIVFLETGALVFFLPGDSLLVMAGLYAAQGSLDLGLLNLILIPCAIIGDATSYWMGAKTGPRIFSRPKSFFFDPKHALAARDFYEKHGGKAIIISRFMPLVRTFVPVIAGVAQMPYRRFAMYNVIGAVSWVASMTIIGYALGQVPGVIQHIEKIIILVVLISVAPGVVQWLRTRMAAKRAATESTPS, via the coding sequence ATGGATGCGCTGATTGGTCTGTTCCACTCCCTGATCGAGATCATCCGGAACCCGGGGCACCTCATCGAGTGGGGCGGCTACCCGGGCATGGCGCTCATCGTCTTCCTCGAGACGGGCGCGCTCGTGTTCTTCCTGCCCGGCGACTCGCTGCTCGTCATGGCCGGGCTCTACGCGGCGCAGGGCTCGCTCGATCTCGGATTGCTGAACCTGATCCTGATCCCGTGCGCGATCATCGGTGACGCGACGTCGTACTGGATGGGCGCGAAGACCGGGCCGCGCATCTTCAGCCGACCGAAGTCGTTCTTCTTCGATCCGAAGCACGCGCTCGCGGCGCGCGACTTCTACGAGAAGCACGGCGGCAAGGCGATCATCATCTCGCGCTTCATGCCGCTGGTCCGCACGTTCGTGCCGGTGATCGCGGGGGTCGCGCAGATGCCCTATCGCCGCTTCGCCATGTACAACGTGATCGGCGCCGTCTCGTGGGTCGCGTCGATGACGATCATCGGGTACGCGCTCGGTCAGGTGCCGGGCGTCATCCAGCACATCGAGAAGATCATCATCCTCGTCGTGCTCATCTCGGTCGCGCCCGGCGTGGTGCAGTGGCTGCGCACGCGCATGGCCGCGAAGCGCGCGGCGACCGAGTCGACGCCGAGCTGA
- the recJ gene encoding single-stranded-DNA-specific exonuclease RecJ, whose translation MAARGESMGDSVALSRPSSVPAPKSPENTAKAAWREAENDPPAALELGRALGISPTIAQILIHRGLQDPAVAREYLEPRLSGLTIPDGMIDRSAAADRLARAIRARERIAVFGDYDVDGTTSTAILCDALEQMGGDVVALVASRFAGGYGLSAPALERVRATGATLLVTCDCGSSDHARVAAARAAGIDVIVVDHHLVPAEPLPANAFLNPHRPDCAFPYKGLSSAGLALSLAAAVRAVLGAKLDLRELLDLVALGTIADVAPLDGDNRRLVRAGLVRLAQPTRPGLVALREQAKMRAGGSLGGIDVAFRLAPRLNAAGRLGDPAITVALLRARTMVDARAHAIAIEALNEERKAITRRITEEAVAQVREIYDGRHDGGIVVASEGWHRGVVGIVAARLVDLFDAPVLAIAIEDGVGHGSGRTPAGFPLYDAIKACRGELVTFGGHQAAAGLSVRAPRVDALRAAFDDTCRTLRAQRGDVDTSKRIDVVLDAASYPLPRASELALLEPLGASNQEPVVAVHGARVEDAQPVGDGHLKMVVRFGGTKLRCFGWEMGASLERIGRQVDVIGTLRPDDWTGGEAVELRLAAVL comes from the coding sequence ATGGCCGCGAGGGGCGAGAGCATGGGCGACAGCGTCGCCCTCTCTCGCCCTTCTTCCGTTCCAGCGCCGAAAAGCCCAGAAAACACAGCAAAAGCTGCGTGGCGCGAGGCCGAGAACGATCCGCCGGCGGCGCTGGAGCTCGGGCGCGCGCTGGGGATCTCGCCGACGATCGCGCAGATCCTGATCCACCGCGGCCTGCAGGATCCCGCGGTCGCGCGCGAGTACCTCGAGCCGCGCCTCTCGGGCCTGACGATCCCCGACGGCATGATCGATCGCAGCGCGGCCGCCGATCGTCTGGCGCGGGCGATCCGGGCGCGCGAGCGCATCGCGGTGTTCGGCGACTACGACGTCGACGGCACGACCAGCACCGCGATCCTGTGCGACGCGCTCGAGCAGATGGGCGGCGACGTCGTCGCGCTCGTCGCGAGCCGCTTCGCGGGTGGCTACGGCCTGAGCGCGCCGGCGCTCGAGCGGGTGCGCGCGACCGGTGCGACGCTGCTCGTCACGTGCGACTGCGGCTCGAGCGACCACGCGCGCGTCGCCGCGGCGCGCGCCGCGGGCATCGACGTGATCGTCGTCGATCACCACCTCGTTCCGGCCGAGCCGCTGCCCGCGAACGCGTTCCTCAACCCGCACCGGCCCGACTGCGCGTTCCCCTACAAGGGCCTGTCGAGCGCGGGCCTCGCGCTCTCGCTCGCCGCCGCGGTGCGTGCGGTGCTCGGCGCGAAGCTCGATCTGCGCGAGCTGCTCGATCTCGTCGCGCTCGGCACGATCGCCGACGTCGCGCCGCTCGACGGCGACAACCGACGCCTGGTGCGCGCGGGCCTGGTGCGTCTCGCACAGCCGACGCGGCCGGGCCTCGTCGCGCTGCGCGAGCAGGCGAAGATGCGCGCGGGTGGCTCGCTCGGCGGCATCGACGTCGCGTTCCGTCTCGCGCCGCGCCTCAACGCAGCGGGCAGGCTCGGCGATCCCGCGATCACCGTCGCGCTCCTGCGCGCGCGCACGATGGTCGACGCGCGCGCCCACGCGATCGCGATCGAGGCGCTCAACGAAGAGCGCAAGGCGATCACCCGGCGCATCACCGAGGAAGCGGTCGCGCAGGTGCGCGAGATCTACGACGGCCGTCACGACGGCGGAATCGTGGTCGCGTCCGAAGGGTGGCACCGCGGCGTGGTCGGCATCGTCGCGGCGCGCCTCGTCGACCTGTTCGACGCCCCGGTGCTCGCGATCGCGATCGAAGACGGCGTCGGGCACGGCAGCGGGCGCACGCCCGCGGGCTTCCCGCTCTACGACGCGATCAAGGCGTGCCGCGGCGAGCTCGTCACGTTCGGCGGGCACCAGGCCGCAGCAGGGCTCAGCGTGCGTGCGCCGCGCGTGGACGCGCTGCGCGCTGCGTTCGACGACACGTGCCGCACGCTCCGCGCGCAGCGCGGGGACGTGGACACGTCGAAGCGCATCGACGTCGTGCTCGACGCGGCGAGCTACCCGCTGCCGCGCGCGTCGGAGCTCGCGCTGCTCGAGCCGCTCGGCGCATCGAACCAGGAGCCCGTCGTCGCGGTGCACGGCGCGCGCGTCGAGGATGCGCAGCCGGTCGGGGACGGGCACCTCAAGATGGTCGTGCGCTTCGGCGGCACGAAGCTGCGCTGCTTCGGCTGGGAGATGGGCGCGTCGCTCGAGCGCATCGGCCGCCAGGTCGACGTGATCGGCACGCTCCGCCCCGACGACTGGACGGGCGGCGAAGCCGTCGAGCTCCGCCTCGCCGCCGTCCTCTGA
- the secF gene encoding protein translocase subunit SecF, whose translation MEFIKPGRVFDFMRYRTAAVATSSILVLLSVLSLFWPGPNFGIDFTGGTEVQLRFRGDISTAELRETLEGLEYESPDVIAVQGAANEYIVRVREVSALPADIEERIRTELGNALGDTEVIALRVSPGGDKVSVRLGASGDPAQIRSALEASGVSLRGDVVRFGPESDFRYEANLVGVADRLVAQLEEQLGERGPEEPLRIEWVGPRAGEQLRNSALKALLYAIAFIMVYVAFRFDLRFAPGGIIALIHDAVITVGVFVLVQREFNLTTIASLLTIIGYSINDTIVIYDRIRENTARHRGKTMAELINISTSEMLSRTIVTSGVTLLAIIPFFVWGTQVIQDIAFALFIGFVAGVYSTIYIAAPVTEWFDKVVFAKARERAAAAARGRAAASGT comes from the coding sequence ATGGAGTTCATCAAGCCCGGTCGTGTGTTCGACTTCATGCGCTACCGCACCGCCGCGGTGGCCACGTCGTCGATCCTCGTCCTCCTCAGCGTGCTCTCGCTCTTCTGGCCGGGGCCCAACTTCGGCATCGACTTCACCGGTGGCACCGAGGTCCAGCTGCGCTTCCGCGGCGACATCTCGACCGCCGAGCTGCGCGAGACGCTCGAGGGCCTCGAGTACGAGAGCCCCGACGTGATCGCGGTCCAGGGCGCTGCGAACGAGTACATCGTTCGCGTGCGCGAGGTCTCGGCGCTCCCCGCGGACATCGAAGAGCGGATCCGCACCGAGCTCGGCAACGCGCTGGGCGACACAGAGGTGATCGCGCTGCGTGTCTCGCCCGGTGGCGACAAGGTGTCGGTGCGCCTCGGCGCGTCGGGTGACCCGGCGCAGATCCGCAGCGCGCTCGAGGCGTCGGGCGTGAGCCTCCGTGGCGACGTCGTGCGCTTCGGTCCCGAGAGCGACTTCCGCTACGAGGCGAACCTCGTGGGCGTCGCGGACCGCCTGGTCGCGCAGCTCGAGGAGCAGCTCGGCGAGCGTGGTCCCGAGGAGCCGCTGCGCATCGAGTGGGTCGGCCCGCGCGCCGGCGAACAGCTGCGCAACTCGGCGCTCAAGGCGCTGCTCTACGCGATCGCGTTCATCATGGTGTACGTCGCGTTCCGCTTCGATCTGCGGTTCGCGCCGGGCGGCATCATCGCCCTCATCCACGACGCGGTGATCACGGTCGGCGTGTTCGTGCTGGTCCAGCGCGAGTTCAACCTGACGACGATCGCGTCGCTGCTGACGATCATCGGCTACTCGATCAACGACACGATCGTCATCTACGACCGCATCCGCGAGAACACGGCGCGCCACCGCGGGAAGACGATGGCGGAGCTGATCAACATCTCCACGTCGGAGATGCTCTCGCGCACCATCGTGACGTCGGGCGTGACGCTGCTCGCGATCATCCCGTTCTTCGTCTGGGGCACCCAGGTCATCCAGGACATCGCGTTCGCGCTCTTCATCGGCTTCGTCGCGGGCGTCTACTCGACGATCTACATCGCGGCGCCGGTGACCGAGTGGTTCGACAAGGTCGTGTTCGCGAAGGCGCGTGAGCGCGCGGCCGCGGCAGCGCGCGGGCGCGCCGCTGCGTCGGGAACCTGA